TCTGAAGCAAGAAATAGAATAACATTAGCAACTTCCTCTGGTTTAGCCATTCTCTTTAAAGGAACTTCTTTAACAATTTCTCTTATTACTTCTTCTTCTTTTCTGTTTTCTCTTCTTGCCCTATCTTTAACTAATTGATCTACTCTATCAGTTAACGTCCAACCTGGCATTATACCATTAACTAAAATACCTCTTTCACCTAATTCCTTAGAGGCAACTTTAATTAAACCAGCAAGAGATAATCTTACCACGTTAGAAAGATCCAAATTACTAATAGGCTCTTTAAGAGTCATTGAAGTAGATAATATTATTCTTCCATTTTCACGCATTAGTTTTCCTGCTTCTCTAACAGCAACCACAGCACTCATTAAAAGTAGATAAAATGCGTTAATCCAATCATCATTACTTAACTCAAATATATTACCAGGTTTAGGACTACCGGTTACATAGACTAAAACGTCTAAACCTCCTAGTATATTGTAACCATTTTTTATAAGATTCTCAACTTCATTTGGTCTTGTTAGATCCGTTACTATATAGTATACCTCTCCAATTTCTTTTAATTTTTCATATGCTTTCTTTAAATTATTCTCATCATGAGATGATATAATAACTTTGGCTCCTTCTTCCAAAAATCTTTTCGCAGTTGCAAAACCAATACCTTTACTAGCTGCTGTTACTATTACTTTCTTTCCCTTTATCCCTAGGTCTATTTTGACCACCTAGGAAATAGTCAATAGTATATCTTTTTGACGTTTTCGTAAGCTCCCTAATTTTCTTAAAATCTTCCTCTAATGTTTTCCTCAAGTTTGGGTTATATAATGCTGCAGCAGGATGATAAGTAGGGAAAACAATTATTTCTTTATCTTTATATTTCCACGAATAGCTTTTTCCTCTTACTTTTGTAATCGAAGAAAAACTCTCTCCCATTTTATTAAAAATATATTTTGTAGAATGTCTTCCTAATGTTACTATGATTTTTGGCATAATAATTTCAATCTGTTCGTCTAAGTATGGAGAACATGCAGTTATTTCATCTTCTTCTGGATCTCTATTATTTGGCGGTCTACATTTGAGTATATTAGTTATGAAAACTTGTTTTCTATCTAGTCCTAAAATCTCATTAATTAATTGAGTTAAAAGTTTCCCAGCAGCACCAACAAAAGGTCTACCTTCTTTATCCTCACTTTCGCCAGGGGCTTCTCCAATGAACATTATCTCTGCGTTAGGATTACCTTCGCCAGGGACAGCATGAGTTCTTGTTTGCCACAATTTACATTTTTTACAAGTTATAATCTCTTGAGCTATTTCATCTAATTTTTTCATCAGAAAATCGACCCCTCTTCATTTTTCAGTTTATGTCGGCGTCATCACATGTTCCCCACTCGGCTGGGGATCCTCATTGTATAAAATGAACTCAGATCCCGGAGGAGAGTGGGGTACCTAAGATTTTAATTTCAAATGTAATTATTAACTTTAATGTCCGTAAACAAAAAGTATTTTCAACTACAAGATTTAATCTTAGTAAAAACTTCTATAGAGAAAGTATTACTTCATTTGAATGAAAGAAAAGAGAAGAGCGTTTTTAAGTGGATAGATAGAGAACTAACTGGTTTATGGAATTTAAATGATGAAGAATTAAAAGCTGACATTTCAGAGCTCAAACAATACATCAAAAAAGAAGATTACACTAATGTAAAAAATAAATTAGAAAAAATAAAGACTAAAATAGAAGAAAAAATAGATAAACTATACAAAGAAATGTTAAATTATTAGTGTGCTAATGCTATGATTGCGTAATAGTTTTGATACATAATATATATTGCCACAGCAATAATAATTATTGCAAACACTTTTCTCAGCATTCCTCTAGGCATACTAGATGCTATTTTTGCTCCTACATAACCTCCCGCAATTCCTCCAACTAGATATAACACACTTATTATTGGATCTATTTCACCGGCTAAAGCATAAGTAAGCGCACCAGTAACACCAAAAGTTCCTACTGATATTAATGAAGTACCAACAGCCT
The nucleotide sequence above comes from Sulfurisphaera javensis. Encoded proteins:
- the udg gene encoding type-4 uracil-DNA glycosylase, coding for MKKLDEIAQEIITCKKCKLWQTRTHAVPGEGNPNAEIMFIGEAPGESEDKEGRPFVGAAGKLLTQLINEILGLDRKQVFITNILKCRPPNNRDPEEDEITACSPYLDEQIEIIMPKIIVTLGRHSTKYIFNKMGESFSSITKVRGKSYSWKYKDKEIIVFPTYHPAAALYNPNLRKTLEEDFKKIRELTKTSKRYTIDYFLGGQNRPRDKGKESNSNSS
- a CDS encoding SDR family oxidoreductase, with product MDLGIKGKKVIVTAASKGIGFATAKRFLEEGAKVIISSHDENNLKKAYEKLKEIGEVYYIVTDLTRPNEVENLIKNGYNILGGLDVLVYVTGSPKPGNIFELSNDDWINAFYLLLMSAVVAVREAGKLMRENGRIILSTSMTLKEPISNLDLSNVVRLSLAGLIKVASKELGERGILVNGIMPGWTLTDRVDQLVKDRARRENRKEEEVIREIVKEVPLKRMAKPEEVANVILFLASDLASYVNGVLIPVDGGLIKATL